From a region of the Alnus glutinosa chromosome 1, dhAlnGlut1.1, whole genome shotgun sequence genome:
- the LOC133871571 gene encoding crocetin glucosyltransferase, chloroplastic-like has product MEEIACGLLDCGRPSLWVIRAKENGEEEKEEDKLKCREELEENGMIVPWCSQVEVLSHPLLGCFVTHCGWNSTLESLVSGVLVVAFPQWTDQGTNAKLIQDVWKMGVRVTANENGNVLDMIGGTFV; this is encoded by the coding sequence ATGGAAGAGATTGCATGTGGATTGTTGGATTGTGGGCGCCCCTCCTTGTGGGTCATAAGAGCTAAggaaaatggagaagaagagaaggaagaggATAAATTGAAATGTAGAGAGGAATTAGAAGAAAATGGAATGATAGTGCCATGGTGCTCTCAGGTGGAGGTTTTGTCACACCCCTTATTGGGATGCTTTGTGACACATTGTGGGTGGAATTCAACTTTGGAGAGTTTGGTTTCTGGGGTGCTAGTGGTGGCGTTCCCCCAATGGACGGATCAAGGGACAAACGCAAAGCTGATCCAGGACGTATGGAAGATGGGAGTGCGGGTGACTGCAAATGAGAATGGGAATGTTTTGGATATGATAGGAGGCACATTTGTTTGA
- the LOC133871565 gene encoding phloretin 4'-O-glucosyltransferase-like: MARPHFLLVTFPIQGHINPGLQFAKRLIRFGAHVTFVTTVAARRRMSKIPAPGNLSFTTFSDGYDDGIKPGDDVGHFMSEIKRCGSQALTELVVSTANEGRPFTGLVYTILLPWAADVASGLHLPSALLWIQPATVLDIYYYYFNGYGDVIRNSSNDPSCSVELTGLPLFASRDLPSYLLASNTYTFMLPTFQEQLEALEKESKPRILVNTFDALEPDALRAIEKYNLIGIGPLIPSAFLDGKDPSDTCFGGDLFQSSKDHYIEWLNSKPKSSVIYVSFGSLLVLAKQQMEEIARGLLDCGRPFLWVIRAKQNGEEEKEDDKLSCREELEEKGMIVPWCSQLEVLSHPSLGCFVTHCGWNSTLESLVFGVPVVAFPQWTDQGTNAKLIQDVWKTGVRVTANEDGIVESDEIKRCLELVIGGGEEGEEMRRNAKKWRDLAREATKEGGSSYENLKSFVDEIREYC, from the coding sequence ATGGCCCGCCCCCACTTCCTCCTCGTAACATTTCCTATCCAAGGCCATATCAATCCTGGCCTCCAATTCGCCAAGCGCCTCATTCGCTTTGGAGCGCATGTCACCTTCGTCACCACTGTCGCCGCCCGCCGACGCATGAGCAAAATCCCCGCTCCTGGCAACTTGTCCTTCACCACCTTCTCCGATGGCTACGACGACGGGATTAAACCCGGTGACGATGTCGGCCACTTCATGTCCGAGATCAAGCGTTGTGGCTCCCAAGCTCTCACTGAACTTGTCGTGTCCACCGCAAACGAGGGTCGCCCATTTACGGGCCTAGTCTACACGATCCTCCTCCCTTGGGCTGCGGACGTGGCGAGTGGACTTCACCTCCCGTCAGCGCTTCTTTGGATTCAACCTGCCACGGTTTTGGACATATACTACTACTACTTCAATGGTTATGGAGATGTCATCAGGAACAGCAGCAATGACCCCTCATGTTCAGTAGAATTAACGGGACTGCCATTGTTCGCTAGCCGTGACCTGCCCTCCTATTTGCTTGCTTCAAATACGTATACTTTTATGCTCCCAACATTTCAAGAGCAACTTGAAGCTCTTGAAAAAGAAAGCAAGCCGAGAATACTGGTGAATACCTTTGATGCGCTGGAGCCCGATGCCTTAAGAGCGATCGAAAAGTACAATTTGATTGGGATTGGGCCACTAATTCCATCTGCTTTTCTGGATGGAAAAGATCCATCCGATACTTGTTTTGGAGGAGATCTTTTCCAAAGCTCCAAGGATCACTACATCGAATGGCTCAACTCTAAGCCCAAATCATCCGTTATTTACGTGTCGTTCGGGAGCTTGTTGGTGTTAGCCAAGCAACAAATGGAGGAGATTGCACGCGGATTGTTGGATTGTGGCCGCCCCTTCTTGTGGGTCATAAGAGCTAAgcaaaatggagaagaagagaaggaagatgATAAATTGAGTTGTAGAGAGGAATTAGAAGAAAAGGGAATGATAGTGCCATGGTGCTCTCAGTTGGAGGTTTTGTCACACCCCTCATTGGGATGCTTTGTGACACATTGTGGGTGGAATTCAACTTTGGAGAGTTTGGTTTTTGGGGTGCCGGTAGTGGCGTTCCCCCAGTGGACGGATCAAGGGACAAACGCAAAGCTGATCCAGGACGTATGGAAGACGGGAGTGCGGGTGACTGCAAATGAGGATGGGATTGTTGAAAGTGATGAGATCAAGAGGTGCTTGGAATTGGTTATTGGAGGTGGAGAGGAAGGGGAAGAAATGAGAAGGAATGCTAAGAAATGGAGGGATTTAGCTAGGGAGGCCACCAAGGAAGGTGGCTCTTCGTATGAGAATCTTAAATCCTTTGTGGATGAAATTAGAGAATATTGTTAG
- the LOC133858498 gene encoding phloretin 4'-O-glucosyltransferase-like: protein MARPHFLLVTFPAQGHINPGLQFAKRLIRFGAHVTFVTTVAARRRMSKIPSLVGLSFATFSDGYDNGFKPSDGIGHHMSELKRCGSQALTELVVSSANESLPFTGLVYTILLPWAADVASEFHLPSALLWIQPATVLDIYYYYFNGYGDVVRKGNNDPSCSVELPGLPLFASRDLPSFLLASNTYTFMLPTFQEQLEALEKESKPRILVNTFDALEPDALRAIEKYNLIGIGPLIPSAFLDGKDPSDTCFGGDLFQSSKDHYIEWLNSKPKSSVIYVSFGSFFMLAKQQMEEIARGLLDCGRPFLWVIKAKENEEEEKEEEKLSCREELKERGMIVTWCSQVEVLSHPSLGCFLTHCGWNSTLESLVSGVPVVTYPQWSDQGTNAKLIQDVWKTGVRVTANEDGIVESDEIKRCLELVIGGGEEGGEMRRNAKKWRDLAREATKEGGSSYENLKSFVEEIKEGCY from the coding sequence ATGGCCCGCCCCCACTTCCTCCTCGTAACATTTCCTGCCCAAGGCCATATCAATCCTGGCCTCCAATTCGCCAAGCGACTCATTCGCTTTGGAGCGCATGTCACCTTCGTCACCACTGTCGCCGCCCGCCGTCGTATGAGCAAAATCCCCTCTCTCGTCGGCTTGTCCTTTGCCACCTTCTCCGACGGTTACGACAATGGGTTTAAACCCAGTGACGGTATCGGCCACCACATGTCCGAGCTCAAGCGTTGTGGCTCCCAAGCTCTCACTGAACTTGTCGTGTCCAGCGCAAACGAGAGTCTCCCATTTACAGGCCTAGTCTACACGATCCTCCTCCCTTGGGCTGCGGACGTGGCAAGTGAATTTCACCTCCCGTCAGCGCTTCTTTGGATTCAACCTGCCACGGTCTTGGACATATACTACTACTACTTCAATGGTTATGGAGATGTCGTCAGGAAAGGCAACAATGACCCCTCATGTTCAGTAGAATTACCGGGACTGCCATTGTTCGCTAGCCGTGACCTGCCCTCCTTTTTGCTTGCTTCAAATACGTATACTTTCATGCTCCCAACATTTCAAGAGCAACTTGAAGCTCTTGAAAAAGAAAGCAAGCCGAGAATACTGGTGAATACCTTTGATGCGCTGGAGCCCGATGCCTTAAGAGCGATCGAAAAGTACAATTTGATTGGGATTGGGCCACTAATTCCATCTGCTTTTCTGGATGGAAAAGATCCATCCGATACTTGTTTTGGAGGAGATCTTTTCCAAAGCTCCAAGGATCACTACATCGAATGGCTCAACTCTAAGCCCAAATCATCTGTTATTTACGTGTCGTTTGGGAGCTTCTTCATGTTAGCCAAGCAACAAATGGAGGAAATTGCACGCGGATTGTTGGATTGTGGCCGCCCCTTCTTGTGGGTCATAAAAGCCAAggaaaacgaagaagaagagaaggaagaagagaaactgagttgtAGAGAGGAATTGAAAGAAAGGGGAATGATAGTGACATGGTGCTCCCAGGTGGAGGTTTTGTCACACCCTTCATTGGGATGCTTTTTGACACATTGTGGATGGAATTCAACTTTGGAGAGTTTGGTTTCTGGGGTTCCCGTGGTAACGTATCCCCAATGGTCGGATCAAGGGACAAACGCAAAGCTAATCCAGGATGTGTGGAAGACAGGAGTGCGGGTGACTGCAAATGAGGATGGGATTGTTGAAAGTGATGAGATCAAGAGGTGCTTGGAATTGGTTATTGGAGGTGGAGAGGAAGGGGGAGAAATGAGAAGAAATGCTAAGAAATGGAGGGATTTGGCTAGGGAGGCCACCAAGGAAGGTGGCTCTTCGTATGAGAATCTTAAATCCTTTGTGGAAGAGATTAAAGAAGGATGTTATTAG